A DNA window from Nycticebus coucang isolate mNycCou1 chromosome 1, mNycCou1.pri, whole genome shotgun sequence contains the following coding sequences:
- the ATPSCKMT gene encoding LOW QUALITY PROTEIN: ATP synthase subunit C lysine N-methyltransferase (The sequence of the model RefSeq protein was modified relative to this genomic sequence to represent the inferred CDS: inserted 1 base in 1 codon) → MEGGGGVHPGTLTEESQPRHVSPASFEGSSLKKSNWGFLITGIVGGTLVAVYAVATPFITPALRKVCLPFVPATTKQIENVVKMLRCRRGPLVDIGSGDGRIVIAAAKEGFTAVGYELNPWLVWYSRYRAWREGVHGSAKFYISDLWKVTFSQYSNVVIFGVPQMMQLLEKKLELELEDDARVIACRFPFPHWTPDHITXGGDRHCVGI, encoded by the exons GTGTACACCCAGGAACGCTTACAGAGGAAAGTCAGCCACGGCATGTTTCACCTGCAAGTTTTGAAGGCAGCagtttgaagaaaagcaattggGGGTTCTTAATTACTGGGATTGTGGGCGGGACTCTGGTGGCTGTGTATGCTGTAGCCACACCGTTCATAACACCAGCCCTCCGAAAAGTCTGTTTGCCTTTTGTTCCTGCAACTACAAAGCAGATCGAAAATGTTGTGAAAATGTTGCGATGTAGAAGAGGACCCCTGGTGGACATTGGCAGTGGCGATGGACGGATT GTAATAGCGGCTGCAAAGGAAGGATTCACAGCTGTTGGTTATGAATTAAACCCATGGCTGGTTTGGTATTCCAGGTACCGAGCATGGCGAGAAGGTGTGCATGGCTCTGCCAAGTTTTATATTTCGGATTTGTGGAAG GTGACTTTTTCGCAGTACTCAAACGTTGTCATTTTTGGTGTGCCTCAGATG ATGCAGCTGTTGGAGAAGAAACTCGAACTTGAACTTGAGGATGATGCGAGAGTCATTGCTTGCCGCTTCCCTTTCCCGCACTGGACCCCAGACCACATCA GGGGAGGGGATAGACACTGTGTGGGCATATGA